The genomic stretch GCAAGCCTCATCCATATGTAGAAACAACAGTATGCCACCTAATTTGAAGTAGAAAAACCTCATCGTCTAGAGGTTTGTATGGGTTTCAAACCTATATTTATGCTAACCTATTATTATCAAACCAtttcgaaaaaaataaatagatactGCATTTGATGTGATACTCAAATGCACAAAATACAGATTCATGACATTCATAAAACTCATTGCCAATTTTATTAGAGAATCAACGAGAGAAAATAATGATACGAGGAAGCAAACATCTTCATGGAGTCAGTTATCTGATTTTTGGAACAAAATCTCACAAGTATATCATTGTGAAGATTCAACTGTATAGAATCTGATCGGAATAGAAGGCCAACTTgtgaaaagtaaagaaaaatgttgTAAGTTAAGAAGTTCACTGGAAATATAATTCGTATTTGTCTACCCAGAATCACCTGactgagaaaaatattgatggaCTTTTACCTTTCAGCATTATGTAATGAAGGATCTTCTTCCATATGTCGAGCTAAATGTTCCAAAGCCGAGTTTATTACCGCTTTCAAAGGATGCGACCTATCTGATACAGTGAAAGCATGCactttattttcaatttctatcCAACTGATGGCACGCTCTTTCCTAACATGCCTCTCATCCATAAGCTTTCTCACCTTCTCTACCGACTCCCATTTACCAAGTGCAGCATATATACTTGAAAGTAAAACATAGGGAGCAGAAGATTGAGGCTCCAACTCTATAAGTTGTTCAGCCGCTTTTCTTCCCAAGTCTATATTTCCATGAATTCGGCAAACACCGAGTAAGGCATTCAAAACTCGATCACCAGGCTTACAAGGCATCTTATCAAGCTGTTCCATCAGCTGCTCAAAACATCCAGCTCGGCCCAAGATATCAATTAAGCACGCATAATGTTCTTGATCGGGAACAATGCCATGATCACAAGTCATTGAAGTGAAAAACTTAAGCCCTTCCCGCACAAAACCTGAATGACTACATGCATTGAGAACAACGACAAAGGTGGTTCTGTCTGGCTTCACTCCTGAACTTTCCAAATCATCAAACATCTTCATTGCCTCTTCACCATGACCGTGCTGAGCTAAAGCAGATATCATTGTGTTCCACAACACAACATCTCGCTTATCACCCATAAGATTGAAAACCAGCTTGCCAAATTCCAATCTCCCACATTTTGAATACATGTCCATGAGAGAGCTCACAACTATGGTATTAGGTCTAAAATTAGTTCGTATCAAAAAGGCATGTAACTGTCTGCCGTGCTTAAGTGAAGCTATACTTGCACAAGCACATAGACAACTACTAAATGTAAATTGATCAGGTATAACTCGAAGCATCATCATTTTTGTGAACAACTCAAGTGCTTCATGCCCCAGACCATTTCTCGCATAGCCAGCAATCAAAGCTGTCCATGATACAGGGTTTTTCGCAGGCATCTGATCAAACAATTCACTAGCCGATTTCATATCCCCCCATTTAGCATATCCCGAAACGAGGGTGGTCCAAGCAAGGACATCCCTTACATTCATGTCATCAAATATTCTCCTCGCATCTCCTATCTCACCACACTTCGCATAAGCATCAAGAACTGAACTCGAAATCACCACATTCCCCAAAAACCCAACAACCAAAACCTGCCCATGAACCTGCCTAGTAAGCTTCAATTCCTTCAAATTCACGCAAACTGTCAAAACACCCGCAAAACTGAACTCGTTATACCCAATTGACTGTCTCCGCAGCTCCCTATAAAACCTCAAAGCTTCATCACAAAACCCACTCCGGGCATAAGCAATCACCATAGTGTTCCACGAGACAACATCCTTCTCCggcattttatcaaacaacttCTTAGCAGGCTTAATCATCCTCATTTTCGCATACCCAGAAAGCATATTATTCCACGAGTACAGGTTCTTCGcagacattttatcaaacacgtTGCGTGCCTCAACTTCTTCGCCGCATTTGAAATACGCAGCGATCAACTGGTTCGACAAAAACGTTGTGGGGTGCTTCAGCCCCGTGAGCTTCAAATGGAGGTGAACCAATTTGGTCTGTCTAAGAGACCGGGAGTTGGCGCACTGTTGCAAGAGATAGGCGAGAGAGTTGGAGGGCAATCGGAGGCCTTTGCGAGCTAAGAGGTCGAGGGAAGAGATGGCCTGGGAGAGGTGACCTTGGGATGCGAGGTTGAAGATGGACTGGACAATGCAGGGACTCTTGGGGAGTGGGCGTTTCTTGCTGGGTCTGGTGCGAAACGTTTCTTGGGAGAGCCTGAGAGTTGGAGTAGGGAGAGAGGGCATTGCATAACGTCTTCATCTATGTAATGTTgggttggtggtggtggtggtggtggggctTGGGAGATCAGCTCCGCCGAGCAGTGGCGGCTGTGATGTATGACAACAGTGCATGGGCTTCGCTTTAGAAACCTGCCGCTGGTTTGATGGGCTTCATAGGTGGGCCTTCACCGGGAACCAATTGTATCCTGCCATGTCACTATGTCAGCATTGCAAGAATGAGTCCCACAATACGAGAATTTTTTTAGTTCATTAATAtcattgcttcttttttttttcttttttttttttttgtaaagtaaGAGAAGAcgtagagaaaaagagagataaagaTTTACCAATGATTAGTTGTAAGACATTTATCTCCAACATGGAAAAATTTAAAACGACTACAGGCATGTTTGGTTTGCGaaataaattcttaaaattgaataattatttttatgcaatagtcatttttttgtttagtaagGGTCTATTCTTAGAATTAATTATTCTTGTAGGAGTCACTAATTTCTTACATAcatgaataactattcctctaaaaaatgagagaaatagcTATTCCTTGAGTAATGAAACACGAATCCTatctcgaatattaaacgaaactaattcggctcgactcggctaagctcgtgagcagctcgtataaggctcgaattgatagttattcacataattcctcatattaatattaaaaattaatgatttttttttttttttctaatagcatctttttattataaaaggttgcatatcctttctcttcgaaaccaagtgccttgctgtattgactcggGCTCCATACTACGCTAGCCaaactaagcaaatgctcatatgcaagctggcttcttaagccgtttaagagtacttgaagtttaaatttataacaaaaaaataaaataataaattaaattaaatataagagccagctcgtgaactggctcggcttagcttgacttattatgagctcgagctcgattttttggttcgtccttaagctcgactcgagctcgagtaaaatttaaacaagtcGAGCTCAAACAAGGGAAGCTCCCTCAAGTTTGGCTTGTTTACACCTCTTACTactaggaatagaagagtgtggaatagaatagctattcatattccttagtttggtaacaacacacatgcaaaaattggaatgaatcaaatttacaaaaaaccccatatatatatatatatatatatatatattttcaaactcgtattaaaaaaaaaccctaaaataaaatggtGGCTAACCACCCAGAGAAGCGGTCAAGGGTGGCTGCGGCCACCCTATAGGAGCTCCGTGGGTGGCTGGTCACCCATGAAGCAAATCTGGGGTGGCTAAAATGTGATGGCAAGGGAGGTCAcaccacccactttattttcatattttttattttgttttaagtttaaaataaaataaaaattatatgagtatttttgaaaaatgtactCAATTACTTAAGGATTAGCTAaaccactcattttttagtggatTAATTAATCTTGTGTGTATGAGATTTGTAGTcctatgaaaataaattattcctAGGAATAGTGTGTTACCGGACAAATGAATAGCTATACTTAAAATTAGCTAATCTATTACAAAGGTTTATTTCGCAAACCAAATGAGGCCTTATTCTTTGATGAAatttacaatataaaatatttttatttatagaagaaTTATGGTAAGTAAAGCTAAAGATAAGTATGCTTTGATTAATTGATTACCATTGAAACATTATTATAATCAATCCTATAAGGTAGTTATCATATAAGGACTATATACTTATTATGGAAccgtattttatattttatcatccctcaaactcaaggtgaaaCATTCTGAAACTTTCAGTTTGAAAATAAGAACGTCTTTTTTGCAATGGTGAGCGGTGGCGGTGATCGGATATGATGCCCGAAAAATGGCCGGAGATTGTGGCTAGAAAATTGCCAGAGTTGGAAGGGCAAAAATGAGCCACTATAGGCTGAACAACTTGAGATAAATATTAGGTCCAACTTGAGTTGAAAATGGGCCAACAATATGTCAAAAAATGACCTAAGTCATTAAATACGACTAGCAAAAAATCAAATGATTGGGCTaacaaaacctaaaaaatgGGGCAACCTGCGCGGAATACAGGTGtgtagtttagggtttttttgtcTAATGGGGAAAATGAGCTGTCATGTAGAGAGCAGCTGAAACACAATGACTAAACAACTAAGAAGAAACTCATAGCTTTGATactatgaagaaattcataatgaaataaaagttaaatataaaaataaaagacatagagaaaatagagagaaattTACTCTAGAAGTTAGGACaaagttgggtttaagttgtgccttctctcttttgtatttttactcTATGTATTCTCATCTTTCCCAAGAAAAAAACCTTGTTAACATACATAACATAATCACCATCATCGACATACATTAAACAGAATCTTACCCACAACAATATAAACTAACGAGACATGTTAGACAATCATTTTTTAACTGTCTCTTTTTAtaatttgtggacttatgtaagtttcacataaatttaatagtaaatttatcCATTTACTATATAGagataattcaaaaaataattgaaagactAAGCCAATTCCACTTCTCACCCAACTGGAATCGCCTCACTTGTCCACTTCTTGTTTGGTTGGGGCCTAACATTTAGTGGTTGTCATTCTCTCTTacatattttttgatttattaatttttaattctgttttatttctctcatttaAAGAACCATAAACTGCGCCAtggacatcaaaagaaaaaaaaaaaaaaaaaaaaacaaaacaaacaaacaaattagaAGTCTAGGTTTGAATCATTACTAGTAGATCATCAATCAGCCATTGAAACTTAGGTATACTTCCATGTAGTGCTCTTGTATATATCCCAATGACAGTTTTTTCAACACTTTATACAgcttacaattttttaagaatgCTTCACAGCCATTAAAGTCCCTCAAATCTACATCTAAAAATTTGGCGCAATACCTCGGAAATAAAGTGTTAATCTCTTCATCAAATTCTTCATGAAATTTATCctgtaattaaaaaaagaaaaaagaaaaagaaaaagaaaaaaaaagtgtattagtatatataatttattcaatttttaaaattgaccaattaaactaaaagaaaataccTTATCTCCATAGTTCTTAAGGAAATGGTGGTGAACGTTTTTCACAAATCCAGGAAAAAAATTAGCTGAATTATCATCAGCAGCACCCCCAAATGTCCATCTAAGGATCTTTGCATAGAATAATGCAGACAAGTGCCCCTCGTTAACTTTGTTGTCCAGCCAGATAACATATAATCAGCTCTATTCAACTGGAGgttaatttcaaaatatcaaCAGTTTTTGTCACGAAACTCTATAATCAAATGAATAAATCTAAATCGATCTAGAGCGTCGAAAGTTGCAAGATGGTACAATGAGTAAAAATTATGTCGTTTGACTGTCTTGAAATCGGGTGAACTGAGACCAATTAAAAATAGAttgtaaaaaaacaaactaaagatcgATCGGTAAAGGTTTTAACACCTCATTTTCATACATCATCGGCTCCTTCTTTAAAAGTTCAGCCACCAAACATCGGAAATCAAGAGTATCAATCTTGATACCCTCACAAAGTTGTGCCTGATTGTACTTTGCACATTCAGCATCACAGGGAAATGTTATACACATCATATGGATCGATGAACACTCGGTCGGTCAGCTTACCACAAAAATAGGAAGCTTTGTGAAGCTTATAGACATGATTCACTATAGTCCTTATCATTTTTCTGCCCTTCTCTCCAAAACCTAGGAGATTTCCCCCCTTGTCAAATACCCAGATGTTTAACAAGTCTCGATGTGGTCCATCCATCTTTTGCACCTCGTTCATCCAACACTTCAAGGATCTatacaaatttgtttttttaattaaaaaaaaaatgctcaagTCATActaaagagagaaataaaagcaagaaaactACTGTActcgtagtttttttttttttttttttttggtaagaaaactacaagaaacaaagaaacaagagcAAAAAGAAACAAGAGTACCCGTGGTTGAGGGATGTGAGGAACACGCTTGCACAGATCTTCGCGTGTAGCATGACCATTGTTAAGGATACGAATCCTTTAGAATagatgttgattttgtattccctaaatcaagagatttagataatatttgttaatcttGATTTAAGGGAtatctttgtatttgaaatatttcaaatcacatgtaaagctctataaatagagttgtgTACTAAGATCatataatcaagaaaatatgtagcctattgaggctttagtgtgtggatgtaggctatgtgccgaaccaccttaatctttgtgtctttctctatttccttcatttcaTATTATTCTGCATTCTATTCTCATCACATTTTGAGATCTTATATGGCATCAGTTAAGATCTTATATGGTACCAGAGCTAACAGGCTAACGCCAATTGTTAGATCCTtgattgcaattttatttttttctttacttcatttttctcctctaatcgttttctctttgatttaaCATGTATCAGAGAAGAAAACGATCTATGAGGTCCATTGCTTgcctacaaaaataaaaaataaaaagaaaaagaaaaagaaaaaaacaaacaaacaaacaaattagaAGTCTAGGTTTGAATCGTTACTAGTAGATCATCAATCAGCCAATGAAACTTAGGTCTACTTCCAGGTAGTGTTCTGGTATTTATCCCAATGACAGTTTTTTCAACACTTTATACACCTTGCATTTTTTGAAGAATGCTTCACAACCATTAAAGTCCCTCAAAACTGCATCTAAAATTTTGGTGCAATACCCCGGAAATAAAGTGTTGATCTCTTCATCAAATTCTTCATGAAATTTagccagtaaaaaaaaaaaaaaaaaaaaaaaaaagagaaaaaaaaaatgttttagtatatataatttattcaattattaaaattgaccaattaaactaaaagaaaataccTTATCTCCACAGTTCTTAAGGAAATGGTGGTGAACGTTTCTCACAAATCCAGgaaaaaaaatagctaaattaTCATCAGCAGCACCCCAAATGTCCATTTAAggatctttgcaaaaaattagCTGAATTATCATCAACAGCACCCCAAATGTCCATCTAAGGATCTTTGCATAGAATAATGCAGACAAGTGCCCCTTGTTAACTTTGTTGTCCAGTCGGATAACATATAATTAGCTCTATTCAACTGGAGgttaatttcaaaatatcaaCAGTTTTTGTCACGAAACTCTATAATCAAATGAATAAATCTAAATCGATCTAGAGCGTCGAAAGTTGCAGGATGGTACAGTGAGTAAAAATTATGTCGTTTGACCGTCTTAAAATCGGGTGATTTGAGACCAATTAAAAATagcttggaaaaaaaaaaaacggaagaTTGATCGGTAAAGGTTTTAACACCTCATTTTCATACATCATCAGCTCCTTCTTTAAAAGTTCAGCCACCAAACATCGGAAATCAAGAGTATCAATCTTGATACCCTCACAAAGATGTGCTTGATTGTCCTTTGCACATTCAGCATCACAGGGAAATGTTATACACATCATATTGATCGTTGAACACTCGGTCGATCAGCTTACCACAAAAATAGGAAGCTTTGTGAAGCTTATAAACATGATTCGCCATAGTCCTTATCATTTTTCTGCCCTTCTTTCCAAAACCTAGGAGATTTCCCCCCTTGTCAAATACCCAGATGTTTAACAAGTCTCGATGTGGTCCATCCATGTTTTGCACATCGTTCATCCAACACTTCAAGCTCTatacaaatttgtttttttaattaaaaaaaaaaagaaaaaaaagagctcGAGTCATActaaagagagaaataaaagcaagaaaactATTGTAcccgttgttttttttttttttggtaaggaAACTACAAGAAACTAAGAAACAAGATCTTTGAGatcttatatggtatcagagctaacaGGCTAACGCCAATTGTTAGATCCTtgattgcaattttatttttttctttacttcatttttctcctctaattgttttctctttgatttaaCATGTATCAGAGAAGAAAACAATCTATGAGGTCCATTGCttgcctacaaaaaaaaaaaaaaagacaaacaaacaaattagaAGTCTAGGTTTGAATCGTTACGAGTAGATCATCAATCAGCCATTGAAACTTAGGTCTACTTCCAAGTAGTGTTCGGGTATATATCTCAATGACAGTTTTTTCAACACTTTATACACCTTGCAATTTTTGAAGAATGCTTCACAACCATTAAAGTCCCTCAAAATTGCATCTAAAATTTTGGCGCAATACCCCGGAAATAAAGTGTTGATCTCTTCATCAAATTCTTCATGAAATTTAGCCtgtaattaaaaagaaaaaaaaaaagaagaaaaagaagagaaaaaaaaagtgtattagtatatatataattcattcaattattaaaattgaccaattaaactaaaagaaaataccTTATCTCCACAGTTCTTAAGGAAATAGTAGTGAACGTTTCTCACAAATCTAGGAAAAAATTAGCTGAATTATCATCAGCAGCACCCCCAAATGTCCATTTAAGGATCTTTGCATAGAATAATGCAGACAAGTGCCCCTCGTTAACTTTGTTGTCCAGTCAGATAACATATAATCAGCTCTATTCAACTGGAAgttaatttcaaaatatcaaCAGTTTTTGTCACGAAACTCTATAATCAAATGAATAATAAATCGATCTAGAGCGTCGAAAGTTGCAAGATGGTACAATGAGAAAAAATTATGCCGTTTGACCGTCTTGAAATCGGGTGAACTGAGACCAATTAAAAATAgcttggaagaaaaaaaactgaagATCGATCGGTAAAGGTTTTAACACCTCATTTTCATACATCTTTAGCTCCTTTTTTAAAAGTTCAGCCACCAAACATCGGAAATCAAGAGTATCAATCTTGATACCCTCACAAAGTTGTGCCTAATTGTCCTTTGCACATTCAGCATCACAGGGAAATGTTATACACATCATATGGATCGATGAACACCCGGTCGGTCAGCTTACCACAAAAATAGGAAGCTTTGTGAAGCTTATAGACATGATTcgctatagtccttatcattTTTCTACCCTTCTCTCCAAAACCTAGGAGATTTCCCCCCTTGTCAAATACCCAGATGTTTAACAAGTCTCGATGTGGTCCATCCATGTTTTGCACTTCGTTCACCCAACACTTCAAGCTCTatacaaatttgtttttttaattaaaaaaaaaaaagagctcgAGTCATActaaagagagaaataaaagcaagaaaactACTAGACccgtggttttttttttttttgggaagaaaactacaagaaacaaagaaacaagatcTTTGAGATCTTATATGGTATCAGTTAAGATCTTATGTGGTATCAGGGCTAACAGGCTAACTCCAATTGTTAGATCCTtgattgcaattttatttttttctttacttcatttttctcctctaatcgttttctctttgatttaaCATGTATCAGAGAAGAAAACAATCTATAAGGTCCATTGCTtgcctcaaaaaaaaaaaaaaaatgacaaacaaacaaattagaAGTCTAGGTTTGAATCGTTACGAGTAGATCATCAATCAGCCATTGAAACTTAGGTCTACTTCCAAGTAGTGTTCTGGTATATATCCCAATGACAGTTTTTTCAACACTTTATACACCTTTTGAAGAATGCTTCACAACCATTAAAGTCCCTCAAAATTGCATCTAAAATTTTGGCGCAATACCCGGAAATAAAGTGTTGATCTCTTTATCAAATTCTTCATGAAATTTAGCCtgtaattaaaaaagaaaaaaaaaaaaaaagaagagaaaaaaaaaagtgtattagtatatataattcattcaattattaaaattgaccaattaaactaaaagaaaataccTTATTTCCACAGTTCTTAAGGAAATGGTGGTGAACGTTTCTCACAAATccaggaaaaaaattaattgaattatcatCAGCAGCACCCCCAAATGTCCATCTAAAGGATCTTTGCATGGAATAATGCAGACAAGTGCCCCTCGTTAACTTTGTTGTCCAGTCAGATAACATATAATCAACTCTATTCAACTGGAGgttaatttcaaaatatcaaCAGTTTTTGTCAC from Corylus avellana chromosome ca1, CavTom2PMs-1.0 encodes the following:
- the LOC132189767 gene encoding pentatricopeptide repeat-containing protein At2g21090, with product MPSLPTPTLRLSQETFRTRPSKKRPLPKSPCIVQSIFNLASQGHLSQAISSLDLLARKGLRLPSNSLAYLLQQCANSRSLRQTKLVHLHLKLTGLKHPTTFLSNQLIAAYFKCGEEVEARNVFDKMSAKNLYSWNNMLSGYAKMRMIKPAKKLFDKMPEKDVVSWNTMVIAYARSGFCDEALRFYRELRRQSIGYNEFSFAGVLTVCVNLKELKLTRQVHGQVLVVGFLGNVVISSSVLDAYAKCGEIGDARRIFDDMNVRDVLAWTTLVSGYAKWGDMKSASELFDQMPAKNPVSWTALIAGYARNGLGHEALELFTKMMMLRVIPDQFTFSSCLCACASIASLKHGRQLHAFLIRTNFRPNTIVVSSLMDMYSKCGRLEFGKLVFNLMGDKRDVVLWNTMISALAQHGHGEEAMKMFDDLESSGVKPDRTTFVVVLNACSHSGFVREGLKFFTSMTCDHGIVPDQEHYACLIDILGRAGCFEQLMEQLDKMPCKPGDRVLNALLGVCRIHGNIDLGRKAAEQLIELEPQSSAPYVLLSSIYAALGKWESVEKVRKLMDERHVRKERAISWIEIENKVHAFTVSDRSHPLKAVINSALEHLARHMEEDPSLHNAER